The nucleotide sequence CAGCATGATCCCCAGCCCTCCAATCTGAATAAGGGCCATGATGGCAATGTGCCCCCACAGGGAATAGGCGGTAGCGGTATCGACAACAATCAGGCCGGTAACGCACACTGCGGAGGTTGCGGTAAAGAGGGCATCAAGAAAATCGAGTCCTTCCTTCGAGGAGGAGGTAAAAGGAATCATGAGTATCAGGGCCCCAACCAGGATTACCAGTAAAAAGCTGAGTACGATGGTCTGGGCCGGTTTTAAGCTGATGGACTCCAGCAGGGCGTTGAGCCTGCGGAAACGGGTCAGGACCTTTAATACAAGGAATGTATTCTTGAAGGCTGCGGCGGTCAGGGAGGGATCCACCAGGTGGGGGTTAAAGTGAACCTGAAAAGTCTGAATCTTGGAATAAACGAAAAGAAGCACAAAAGCCGCCGTAAAGAGCAGGGAGAAAACGTTATTCTTGACGTAGATATACTTGTACGGGGCCAATCTGAAGGAGCTTACAATCTCCACAACAAGAATCAGGAGTACTGTAACATCAAGAAGATTGATGATAACAAGCCAGAAAACCGTCATTGTTACCTGCTGTTCGAGAAAGAGGGAGACAATACTCAGCAGGACAGGCAGCAAAATCAAGTTCTTTTTCATACTGTGATTAAAAGTATAACCTCATGATAAAAGTTTTGAAATACAGACACGGGATATTCTCTCACAGCAGATGTGCGGCATTCTCAGAGATTTGACAGAACCTTAACATTCTTCTAACACAAATGGGCGATTTTATGTCTCGAAGGCTGCTGGTCCCATGGCCGGCAGGCATACATACCTTGTAAAGGGAGTTGTTATGAAGAAATTTATTGTTGCATTTACGGCGATTTGTGTTTCGGGTTTTCTATTTGCCGGAGGCGGCCAGGAGCAGAATGCCGGAACAGGCGGAACTGCGGCCGGGTTTGAATGGGTCCTCGATTCTGAAGTCAAAGGTCTGCCGGAGGTAGATCCCTCAATGGTCCGGGGAGATATTATAACTGCAGGCAGTTCTACGGTATTTCCCCTGTCCGAACGGATGGCCGAGCGTTTCAAGGACGAAGGTTACAGCGGAAACATCACCATTGACAGCATCGGCTCCGGTGCCGGACTTGAACGCTTTACCGTGGCGGGAGAGACGGACATTGCCAACGCCAGCCGGCCCATCAAGCAGTCGGAGCGTGAGCAGGCTGAAAAAATAGGCCGGGATCCCATCGAGATTCGTGTCGGGACCGATGCCCTTGCTGTAACGGTGAGCAGTGCAAATACCTTTGCCAAAGACGTTACCCTGGAAGAGCTGGCACAGATCTTCTCCACTGCTGCCACATGGCGGGACGTACGGCCGGAATGGCCCAACGAACCGATCCTCCGCTTTATTCCCGGTACCGATTCCGGCACCTTTGACTACTTTGTGGAGGAAATCTTCAGCAAGGACCCGACCCCGATGCTGTCTGCAAACAATCTGCAGCTTTCGGAGGACGATAATATCCTCGTCCAGGGAATCAAAGGCAGTCCCTACGCCGTCGGTTTTTTCGGCTACGCCTACTACGCGGAGAACGAAGGCGCACTGAATATTCTGAGTATTGAGGGTGTTGAACCGAACCGGGCTAATGTGGACAATAACTCGTATCCTCTGGCTCGGCCGCTGTTTATGTACTCCGATGCGCAGATTATGCGCAGCAAGCCCCAGGTGGCGGCCTTTATTGCCTTTTACCTGAGCTATGTGAACGAAGAGGTGGTGGACGTAGGCTACTTTCCAGCCAACGACGCTGCCCTGGATGCGGCCAGAAAAGCCTGGCTTGAGGCCATGGACGGAACCTTATAGGACAGACTGCGGCAGCAGGCCCCATTATGGCGGGGCCTGCTGTTCTTTGTGACCTTGAGAGGAGGCAATGTGCCCTTAAAAATACACGCCGGCCCCGGCGCTAAACATCAGGACCTGAAAAAACGGCCCAGAATCGGAGAAAGTCTGGTTTTTTCGGTCCTTTTCTTTTTCGCCATACTGTCGGTCAGCATTACCGCCGGGATTGTGATAATCCTGGTACGGGAGTCGGTCCTCTTTTTTGGAAACGGCGAAGTGACGCTTACGGAGTTTTTCTTCAGTACAGAGTGGCAGCCCATGATCGGAAAATTCGGTTTTCTGCCATTGATAAACTCCACAGTCATGGTCAGTTTTATTGCCATCCTGGTTGCCGTACCCATGGGTACGGCCGTGGCGGTCTATTTAAGCGAATACGCAACTGACAGGGTGCGGAGCATCCTGAAGCCGGTACTTGAGGTCCTGGCGGGAATCCCGACGGTAGTCTACGGCTACTTTGCGGTGACCTTTATGACGCCCTTTTTGCGGGCTGTTTTCGGCAGCGGGGTGGTCGAGATTTACAACACCGCATCGGCAGGGATCGTAACGGGAATCCTGATTCTCCCCCTGGTCACCTCCATGTCCGAAGACGCCATACGGGCGGTACCGCTTTCTCTGCGGCAGGGAGCATTTGCCCTGGGGGCGACCAAGCTGGAAACCGTTATCCATGTGGTTGTTCCCGCGGCCTTTTCCGGGCTGTCCGCCGCCTTTATTGTGGGATTGTCCCGGGCCATCGGCGAAACCATGATCGTTGCCCTGGCAGCCGGTGCCGGACCGAATTTCACCCTTGATCCTTTTAAAGCTGCGGAGACCATTACCGGATACATAGTCCGTATAAGCGGAGGAGACGTAGGCTACAACACAATGGATTATAACTCGATATTCGCCCTGGGCCTGGTTCTTTTTTGTATTACCCTGATCCTGAATGTGATCAGCCGTAAAATCGTTCAGAAGTTCCGGGAGGTCTACGAATGAGCACCAAACCAGAATCTCACTTTCCGGCGGGGACGAAAGAATTTGACAAAAGGTCCCGCAGAAACTCACTGTTCGCTTTGGTGTTTTTTGCAGCCACCACTTTTTCCGTTATTGTGCTGATAGTCCTTCTTTTCAGCATTATCAATAACGCCTTTGGACCGGTGGCGGTGGAGAACACCCTGGACCCCGCAGAACTCAGCATAGACGGGCGGGAGTATACCGAGCTCGAAGCGACGGAGCTGATCGGTATTCTGGAAGAGCACCTTTCCCGGGGGCTGATCCGCCGTTACAATCGGGAGAAACCGCTGAACGAACGGACTACCGGCGATCTTGTACAGCTGGTAGAGGAAAGGATAATAAGACCCGCGGTGCAGCAGAGCTGGTCTCTTGCCGAAGGACTGTTTGAAAGGGAGCAAATCAGGTCGTATTTTGAGGCTAATCCGAATCACACCCGGTCATTCCGGGCCTGGCTGAATCCCTCGTTTATTGTCGCTTCCCAGTCTTCCACCCCGGAGGACTCAGGGATCCGCACCGCTCTTCTGGGATCTATATGGATAATCCTGGTAACCTTTGCGTTCTCCTTTCCCATTGGGATCGGAGCCGCGGTGTACCTGGAAGAGTATGCCCGGGACTCCTGGCTGAACAGGTTTATTCAGACCAACATCTATAATCTGGCCGGGGTGCCTTCCATTATTTACGGTCTGCTGGGACTGGCAATCTTTGTCAGGATCCTGGAACCGCTGTCCAGCGGAGCAGTCTTTGGCGCGGTCGACCCTTCCACAGCCAACGGACGGACCGTTTTTTCAGCGGGCATGACCCTGGGGCTTTTGATCCTCCCCATCATTATTATCAATACCCAGGAGGCTCTGCGGGCCCTGCCGGCATCATTGCGCTTTTCGAGCTTCGGTCTGGGGGCGACCCGCTGGCAGACGGTGCGGCACCATCTGCTTCCCGGTGCCATGGAACGAATCCTTACCGGCACCATCATAGCCCTGTCCCGGGCCATAGGCGAAACTGCACCCCTGGTGGTTGTAGGCGCATCAACCTTTGTGTCCCTGGATCCGGAGGGGGTGTTCTCGAAATTCACTACACTTCCCATACAGATTTACCAGTGGTCCGCCCGTCCCCAGGGGGAGTTTCGTAACATAGCCGCTGCGGCAATACTGGTACTCCTGATAATGCTTTTGGGTATGAACGCGACGGCAATTTACTTCAGAAACAGACTATCCAGAAACTCGAGAGTGCAGTAAGGTGGAAACAATCGTGAAGCAATCAACAGAAAAGATAATCCCGACGGAAACCGAAAACATGCTGCAGATTGACAGGCTGAGTGTTTATTACGATATGTTCCTGGCGGTGAACCAGGTAACCCTGGGGATTCCCAAAAACCGGATAACCGCTCTTATCGGTCCATCGGGCTGCGGCAAGAGCACGGTACTGCGCAGCATGAATCGTATGAACGATCTGATCCTCGGCGCCAGGACTGCAGGTTCCATCCGTTTTGACGGACAGGATATTTTTGATTCGGCGATCGACCCGGTAAAGCTGCGCAAACGAATCGGCATGGTTTTTCAGAAGCCCAACCCCTTTCCAAAAAGCATCTATGATAATATTGCCTGGGGCGCAAAGATCAACGGCTTCAGCGGCAACATGGACGAGCACGTGGAAAAATGCCTGCGGGATGCCGCCCTCTGGGACGAGGTCAAGGACAAGCTTAAACAGAACGCCCTGCAGCTCTCCGGAGGTCAGCAGCAGCGGCTGTGTATTGCACGCACTATAGCGGTGGAGCCGGATGTAGTTTTAATGGACGAGCCCGCATCGGCCCTGGACCCTATAGCCACGGCCTACATAGAGGAGCTGGCCATAACTCTGAAAGAGAAATATACGATAGTAATCGTTACCCACAACATGGGCCAGGCCTCGCGGATTTCGGATTATACCGCCTTTTTTATGGTAGATGAAAACCGTTCCGGCTACCTGGAGGAGTGGGACGAGACGGAAAAGATCTTTCAAAACCCTAAAAACAAGCGTACTGCGGATTACATATCCGGACGTTTCGGCTGAGTTGTATGGTACAGCGCTGCGCGTGGGTGAATCCGAAGAATGAACTGATGCGGGAGTATCACGATGCCGAATGGGGTGTCCCCGTACACAATGATAATAAACTCTTCGAAATGCTGATCCTTGAAGGGGCACAGGCCGGATTGTCCTGGGACACCATACTGAAGAAGCGCGAAAATTACCGCCAGGCCTTTGAGAAGTTCCACCCCGCCAAAGTCGCCGCTTTCTCCGAAGAGAAAATCAGGACACTTTTACAGAACGACGGGATTGTACGAAACCGATTGAAGATACGGTCGGCGGTAAAGAACGCACGGGTGTTTCTGGACATCCAGGATCAGTACGGCGGCTTTGACGCCTATATATGGAATTATGTCGACGGAAAGCAGGCTGACAGGGGTTTTGTCGCCTTAAATGAGATTCCGGCAAAAGACGAACTGTCGGAGAGGATCTCCAGGGACCTTAAAAAGCGGGGAATGAGTTTTGTCGGACCGACAATAATCTATGCATATATACAAGCCATAGGCCTTATCAATTCTCACACGACAGACTGCTTCAGGTACAGGGAACTGGCGAAACCTGACCGGGCCGGGTGATTTATCCGCAGACGGGACAGTCGGGATCGGCCTGGAGGGCAATCTCCTGGTAATCCGCGGTCAGGCCGTTACAGATAAGAAGCCGCCGGGTAAGGGGCTCCCCGATCCCGGTAATCAGTTTCAGTACCTCCATCGCCTGCATGCTTCCCAGTATTCCGACTGCGGCTCCAACCACGGGAATATTATTCTGATCCGGTTCCTGAGGAAAAAGACACTCGAGGCAGGGCTTACCTCCCGCCGGAATAACGGTTATCTGTCCTCCCCCTCCGGAGATTCCGGCATGGACCAGGGGAATTTTCTTTTTTACCGCCCACCGGTTCAGGATCTTTCTGGCGGAAAAGGAATCGAGACAATCCACAAGAATATCAGTCTCACTGCAGAATTCATCTGCAGTTGCATCGCTGAACTCGGCTTCCAGACATTTTATTGAAATAGTGCTGTTAAGTGCAATCAGCCGCTCCCTGGCCGAAGCCGCTTTTGCCACTCCTATCGATTGCTCATTATAGAGGATCTGTCTGTTCAGATTGGAAAGTTCAACCCGATCTTTATCAATAATCCTGAGCCGGCCCACCCCGGCAGCTGCGAGGTAAAGGGATACCGGACTTCCCAACCCTCCCGCGCCAATGATACTTACCCGGGCAGTGGAAATCTTTTCCTGCCCCTCGTCCCCCCACTGGTCGATAAACAGTTGTCTGTGGTAACGTTTCCTGTCTTCGTTGTTTATCATGGATAAAGAATAGGAGTTTGTTCCGGGCATAATCAAGAGTAGAAGGGGAGAGTAATGAAAAGGACGAGGGTCGAGGAGGAGTTTGTATGGAATAAAACCCGCATCTCGTATCCCGCCGACGCATATCCGGAAAGCCTCTATATCGAGCTGACATCCCGCTGCAATTTCAACTGCAAAGGATGTTTTCGCAAAGGCTTTACGGAAGATTTCGGAGATATGAAGGATTCAACATTTCAAGCGATTCTTTCGGCCCTTGAGAGTAAAAAGCCGGAAGGGAGGGTGAACAGGGTATTTATCGGCGGAATCGGAGAGCCGATGCTTCATCCCCGGTTCCCCTGGTTTCTTCAGGAACTGTCCAGCCGTGTTCCGGTGATCGAAAT is from Marispirochaeta sp. and encodes:
- the pstB gene encoding phosphate ABC transporter ATP-binding protein PstB, which encodes MLQIDRLSVYYDMFLAVNQVTLGIPKNRITALIGPSGCGKSTVLRSMNRMNDLILGARTAGSIRFDGQDIFDSAIDPVKLRKRIGMVFQKPNPFPKSIYDNIAWGAKINGFSGNMDEHVEKCLRDAALWDEVKDKLKQNALQLSGGQQQRLCIARTIAVEPDVVLMDEPASALDPIATAYIEELAITLKEKYTIVIVTHNMGQASRISDYTAFFMVDENRSGYLEEWDETEKIFQNPKNKRTADYISGRFG
- a CDS encoding PstS family phosphate ABC transporter substrate-binding protein, whose product is MKKFIVAFTAICVSGFLFAGGGQEQNAGTGGTAAGFEWVLDSEVKGLPEVDPSMVRGDIITAGSSTVFPLSERMAERFKDEGYSGNITIDSIGSGAGLERFTVAGETDIANASRPIKQSEREQAEKIGRDPIEIRVGTDALAVTVSSANTFAKDVTLEELAQIFSTAATWRDVRPEWPNEPILRFIPGTDSGTFDYFVEEIFSKDPTPMLSANNLQLSEDDNILVQGIKGSPYAVGFFGYAYYAENEGALNILSIEGVEPNRANVDNNSYPLARPLFMYSDAQIMRSKPQVAAFIAFYLSYVNEEVVDVGYFPANDAALDAARKAWLEAMDGTL
- the pstC gene encoding phosphate ABC transporter permease subunit PstC; translation: MPLKIHAGPGAKHQDLKKRPRIGESLVFSVLFFFAILSVSITAGIVIILVRESVLFFGNGEVTLTEFFFSTEWQPMIGKFGFLPLINSTVMVSFIAILVAVPMGTAVAVYLSEYATDRVRSILKPVLEVLAGIPTVVYGYFAVTFMTPFLRAVFGSGVVEIYNTASAGIVTGILILPLVTSMSEDAIRAVPLSLRQGAFALGATKLETVIHVVVPAAFSGLSAAFIVGLSRAIGETMIVALAAGAGPNFTLDPFKAAETITGYIVRISGGDVGYNTMDYNSIFALGLVLFCITLILNVISRKIVQKFREVYE
- the pstA gene encoding phosphate ABC transporter permease PstA: MSTKPESHFPAGTKEFDKRSRRNSLFALVFFAATTFSVIVLIVLLFSIINNAFGPVAVENTLDPAELSIDGREYTELEATELIGILEEHLSRGLIRRYNREKPLNERTTGDLVQLVEERIIRPAVQQSWSLAEGLFEREQIRSYFEANPNHTRSFRAWLNPSFIVASQSSTPEDSGIRTALLGSIWIILVTFAFSFPIGIGAAVYLEEYARDSWLNRFIQTNIYNLAGVPSIIYGLLGLAIFVRILEPLSSGAVFGAVDPSTANGRTVFSAGMTLGLLILPIIIINTQEALRALPASLRFSSFGLGATRWQTVRHHLLPGAMERILTGTIIALSRAIGETAPLVVVGASTFVSLDPEGVFSKFTTLPIQIYQWSARPQGEFRNIAAAAILVLLIMLLGMNATAIYFRNRLSRNSRVQ
- a CDS encoding HesA/MoeB/ThiF family protein produces the protein MPGTNSYSLSMINNEDRKRYHRQLFIDQWGDEGQEKISTARVSIIGAGGLGSPVSLYLAAAGVGRLRIIDKDRVELSNLNRQILYNEQSIGVAKAASARERLIALNSTISIKCLEAEFSDATADEFCSETDILVDCLDSFSARKILNRWAVKKKIPLVHAGISGGGGQITVIPAGGKPCLECLFPQEPDQNNIPVVGAAVGILGSMQAMEVLKLITGIGEPLTRRLLICNGLTADYQEIALQADPDCPVCG
- a CDS encoding DNA-3-methyladenine glycosylase I; the protein is MVQRCAWVNPKNELMREYHDAEWGVPVHNDNKLFEMLILEGAQAGLSWDTILKKRENYRQAFEKFHPAKVAAFSEEKIRTLLQNDGIVRNRLKIRSAVKNARVFLDIQDQYGGFDAYIWNYVDGKQADRGFVALNEIPAKDELSERISRDLKKRGMSFVGPTIIYAYIQAIGLINSHTTDCFRYRELAKPDRAG